In Glycine max cultivar Williams 82 chromosome 10, Glycine_max_v4.0, whole genome shotgun sequence, the DNA window CCTCGGTTGCATCTGAGTGGCGTTTTGGAGTTCAATGGAAAGCCTGGTTCCAAGAATGCTTACAAGTATGCTTGTTTGTTTGTGATTCAGAATTGCATTTGCTGTagtttacacacacacacacacacacccacatatatatatatatatatatattttttttccagttgCTAAGGAGATCAATTAAAAGGCCATTGTTTATTGGTGTAGGTTTGCTTATGTGAGACAGGAGGATCTCTTTTTCTCGCAGCTCACAGTGCGGGAGACATTGTCTCTTGCTACAGAACTCCAGCTTCCCAACATATCTTCTGCAGAAGAGAGGGATGAATTCGTGAACAATCTCCTTTTCAAACTAGGCTTGGTGAGTTGTATACCGGAACTTGTGTTAGTGGCAAAGTAGTTACTGCTAGTATGTTGGAATATAGGAACAGTTACTACAATCCTTTATATCTTCCTTGAAAAATCAATTTCAGTTCATCCATCTGATCAACTACAACTGCAATATGTATTGTACATAATTATTTTCCGCATTCCTCTTTCAAATTTATGATTGAAAATGTGTTGCTCTTGTTGGATAGTCCTATGTTACTGATACTCCCTGTGGCATCTGtatgctttttcttcaaaaggTTAGCTGTGCTGATACCAATGTTGGTGATGCAAAAGTTCGTGGAATTAGTGGTGGTGAAAAGAAACGCTTATCCATGGCATGTGAACTGCTTGCAAGCCCATCTGTTATATTTGCTGATGAACCCACAACAGGTAATCATGCACTTGCAGAATTTGCTTTGAATTGAATTTGAACTTTGCATGTGATATAGTGTAAATAGCtgataaaacaataatataacgTTGCATGCAGAAAATGCATTCCTTGGATGCatgcttaaaataaaaattaagacatAGTTTAGGGAGATAACTTTCAAACCACAAGTTTTTTTCTAACATTAGCATATACTTAAGGAGTTCCTTGCATTTTAGTCTATATAACATATAGCATAATCATGTGCACTAATATACCTTTTCACCTTTGATGGTTTTTTATCACAAAAGtcctgttttcttttttaaatctttGATGTAATATCGTGTAAATGGATTTTCCCAGCCAGTCGCTGCTTCCAAATGCGGTCAATTTGCACAGACAATCATAACCTCTCTCCACTTATTTTGTCATGAAGTTGTTTTCTGTGCTTTCAGGACTTGATGCCTTCCAGGCTGAGAAAGTCATGGAAACTCTCCAACAACTTGCACAAGATGGTCATACTGTAATTTGTTCTATACATCAGCCAAGAGGGTCAGTGTATAGTAAATTTGACGACATCATCTTGCTAACAGAGGGTTCACTTGTTTATGCTGGTCCTGCTCGTGATGAACCACTGGCATACTTCTCAAAATTTGGGTTATCATCTTAACCTTATTTATATTATGCCATTATACATTCTCCACACTGGGAATTCTCTCAAATCTCAATATTGTATTGTTTAAGAAATTATAGCTCAGTTAGTTTCATATTCTATTGAACAacctttttctttgtaattgaCTTCTTTATATCCAGTTGATAACATCATAACATGACCTTCTCTGTCTATTATTCgagaatctcaatttgaaaaggTATACTTCTAGAAAATCCAAGAAATCCAGATTAGAAGCTTGCCAAAATTTCAAATCTAATACATTTAATTTGCGATTTAATCAAGTCTTTGCTTGTTATTGGTAGCAACATTGTGATAAGCAATATTCTTGGAGTAATATTATGCTTCTATTCTTACCATAGTTGTTTACTTTCAAAACCAGATTGAGTTATATGAATGAGGGTCTTTATCACATGTCTAAGGATTTTCTAGCAAAGTCATAATTATATTAAGTAGTGTATGAATAAAACCCTTATGAGCATaattggaatatatatatatatatatatatatatatatatatttctaactCTCCGAGAGGAAGGTTTCTTTCATCATGTTCTGAACCTTGATATCAAGTGAATATATTTTGCGATAGTCTGTTGACCTTTTCTTCATTGTCTAATTATTTAAACAATCTATGTGTTCGTTCAATCAATTCAAATGCATATTCCCTTTCTTGCTAGTGTTTATTTGTTGCAAATATCTGAATAGGACTATAGGAGTAAGAAATAGTGGATTGAAACAATTTTAcattactttaaattttatctagAGTTTAATAGGCATGCATTGTTATTGTAAAAGTTTTTACActgtcaatcaataaaaaacatcCTTAGTATGACCTTTAAGGTAATTGTTATAAAGTCAACATACTTACCACATATGGCGGTTCATGATTGGATAGCGGTGTAAAAAACCTTAACATTGTAtgtgcatatattatttaatcttttatctgTGACTTCTTTACTGTTTGTTCTGAATAATTGGTTGGTAACTGTCCATGTAACAGGTACCAATGTCCAGATCATATAAATCCTGCTGAATTTTTGGCTGATCTTATATCCATAGACTACAGTTCTGCTGATAGTGTCTATACCTCTCAAAAAAGGATTGATGGTCTTGTTGAGTCATTCTCACAAAGACAATCTGCAGTTATATATGCAACTCCAATTACTATAAATGATCTCTCGAAcagtagaaaaaaaatcagcCAGAGGGCTGTAGTAAAGAAGAAAGGAGTTTGGTGGAAGCAATTTTGGTTGCTCCTTAAAAGAGCATGGATGCAGGTCTGCCTTTTTTAATTCGTTGACTGTCTGCTTATAGGATGAAAGAACTTGGATAAATTGCATGATAGAACGCATATAAAGTTTTCCTTCTTGAACAAATTTTAAGTATCTTAAGACTATGAGGTTTCCTTAAGTCATTTGGCAAGATATAATCACAAAAGTGGGTTTGctatttattgttttcacaTCTTGAATGTTGTgcagttaaaattttattttttccatattACATTACAGATTCAACATTATTGCCTGTTCTCTTAAATGATTTATTCTGATCACtagatattatatatagttttgGAAGATAATAAAGGATCATGTATTTCTTATACCCAGTATAAGGAGAAAACTTATTTCTCGTTCATTGGATTCATGATTGTCTGGCTGACTAGGCTTCCCGTGATGCACCAACAAACAAAGTTCGGGCAAGGATGTCAATTGCATCGGCAATTATCTTTGGGTCAGTATTTTGGAGAATGGGAAATTCTCAGACTTCAATACAAGACAGAATGGGATTACTTCAGGTTTGTGATGTTCTTGATTCCTGTATGCTTCTTTCTCATATTGGCTTGCTGCTAACATACATTGCAGAACAACTATGAAATGTTGCTATGCTCCACATtcaattttattctattatgtGGTAGGAACCCATAAACAGAATATGATGTTTCGGAGAGGTAACTTAGAAAGCAGagaagggagaaagaaaaaaaatgcttctgttattggtgattgaAATGCAAACAAAAACACGAGGAATTCTAAGGGTTGTCCTGTACACAACTGTGCTAATGCTCTGTTCTCCAAAACTAATAAAACTGAATGATCTCTCTACACTTACATTTCcctatttatttatctaataatCCCCTCTAACTGTCAAtactaacttttttttgtcatcCCTTTATTCTTCCAACTTCCAAGCAACCCTTCTATTCTAACTAACATTATTGTTGAagaaaatcatgtatacatttaAATTCATGTATATTGTTGGCTGTTGTGgaattaattatgcatattaGGATGATCTTCTATGAGGTAATATCTACAAGTTTTTGTCTTCAGATAACTTGCTTTGATAATAAAACCTTTGACTATTAATCCTTTGATTTTTGGTATAGACACCTTTCTGCTAGCATGTATCTGTGTTTTGAGCTTACTCAACACGTGAATAAACCACATATATCTGATCAAAACTGTGCACTAGAATGCTATGCTAGTGATCCTATGTTATCCAATTATTTTGTGATTAGATACTTGAGGGtttaattattactttattaCTATGAAATAGTTCGACACACAAAAATTGAACAGAAGATAGTAATTATACACTAACCATGTTTTCATGATCGATCATTTTTTCATGATGTAGACAAATAAGGAGAATGAAAACtatctaatttgattttttctgTCATAAAATTTTCACTCATcacttattttattgatttgtcTTATTATTTTAGTTGATTTTGTAAGGTCAAATTCCTAAAATAATAGTGGGATTTTTGCTTattgacataaaataaaaatcttatggGAACAACCTATTAATTGTGCAGGATTAGTGTTATCCAAAATCTAGTACACTTGACTATTTGAGTTTCATCTTTTATTGTGTAATTGTCTTGACAATCGCTTTGAAATGCTTTAAACCCAAATCTTGTTATGTTATCAAAATGACAAATTCACTTGGCTAAGTTTGCTTTCCTTAATTACATGATGAGCCTCACAGGTTACTGCAATAAACACAGCTATGGCTGCTCTCACAAAGACTGTTGGTGTGTTTCCAAAGGAACGGGCAATTGTAGATAGAGAACGTGCTAAAGGCTCCTATTCCTTGGGCCCCTATCTGTTCTCAAAATTGTTGGCTGAGATTCCCATTGGAGCAGCATTTCCATTAATGTTTGGTGCTGTTTTGTATCCAATGGCACGTCTTCATCCTACTATGCAAAGGTGTTGTAGTTTGAATCAAATTGcaattttctttcatattttactttttgggaAAGTAGTAGATTGAAATTTTCTGTAATTCTTTATATGACGAGGACTGAGAAATGTGTATGATTTTCTAAACATCCCTCACAATCCATTATTGCCATTGTTTCATTTCTGAGAATTATTTATATTGGCCAGTCCCAAAGGCTGTAGGGGTATACATACATAGGTGGTGACCAATGAATATTCtgtagataaaaaataacattaaatattttcccttttctcttcatctttttttgtattcattataaaaaagaagaaagaattcaAGGCaatatgggggggggggggggggtggtggATTTTATCCCTTATGTCACCATCTCTTCATCTCTTCACTCTCCTCCTTTATTCCTTTATTCTCTTGAAAGCTTGATTCCTGTTAATTCTTCCCATCTCTTATAATTGACTTATTAGTTTGACATTCTAGATTTGGGAAATTCTGTGGCATTGTTACTATGGAATCTTTTGCTGCATCTGCTATGGGTCTTACTGTTGGTGCTATGGTTCCAACCACTGAAGCAGCAATGGCAGTAGGCCCCTCTCTCATGACAGTTTTTATTGTATTTGGAGGGTACTATGTCAATCCTGAGAATACCCCAATCATCTTCCGTTGGATTCCTAATGTTTCTCTGATTAGATGGTAAGCACAGTTCTGATTTATGAGTGAGCAAGGAGTTAACTTCAACTATATAGCATGTACTAGGAAACAGAACTTTATTGATATACTTGCAGAGTTTAATTATGGTTTCCCTTGCTCTAATACTAATGAATACCAAATTGATTTATGCACACTTTCAGGGCTTTTCAGGGACTTTCTATCAATGAATTTAGTGGTCTTCAATTTGACCATCAGCATTCATTTGATATTCAAACTGGAGAACAGGTGACAGTACAGCCATCAatctttttatttcaattgGAATAACAACTTTGATAGAATTGGAAAAAAAGGGATATATTGTGACCACTGGACACCAAAAGTTCAGagaaattttatgaaatattcaaaaaatcttaaaaaggaaaaacaagctGGCAAAAATGGTTCCTTTTGGGTTTTTGACAAGATGCACAGGTGAGGGAGGAAAAAAACCCTGTAATCCTATAAGACTGAATAGACTAATCACCATCAATTTTGAATCAACTTGTATGTTATAATATTACTGAAATATAGTTGATGCTTGAGTATTAGTGCTTTGATTCTCTCCTAGAATATTAACCTGGACTTATAATATGCTTTCATTCAACAACTTCTGTTTAAGTTGAAATTAACTTGCGATCTGCTGTCATCTCTTCTTGGATAACTGTTCCTAGAATAGATAATATCACACAATTATACAAAATACCTATCTGCTTTTCCACTGTCAGAATATATGTGCTTTCTTGAATGCTGATCCAGCTCACTTTGGTATTCCCTTCCCTTTTTACAGGCACTA includes these proteins:
- the LOC100788256 gene encoding ABC transporter G family member 7 — encoded protein: MAGSGGKKVHQMIVGFGGSGLGQVVIAVAVSFLVRVFSAPGPALSPESEADDVPENDSDDAEAPTSGKVTPVTIQWRNINCSLSDKSSKSARFLLKNVSGEAKPGRLLAIMGPSGSGKTTLLNVLAGQLTASPRLHLSGVLEFNGKPGSKNAYKFAYVRQEDLFFSQLTVRETLSLATELQLPNISSAEERDEFVNNLLFKLGLVSCADTNVGDAKVRGISGGEKKRLSMACELLASPSVIFADEPTTGLDAFQAEKVMETLQQLAQDGHTVICSIHQPRGSVYSKFDDIILLTEGSLVYAGPARDEPLAYFSKFGYQCPDHINPAEFLADLISIDYSSADSVYTSQKRIDGLVESFSQRQSAVIYATPITINDLSNSRKKISQRAVVKKKGVWWKQFWLLLKRAWMQASRDAPTNKVRARMSIASAIIFGSVFWRMGNSQTSIQDRMGLLQVTAINTAMAALTKTVGVFPKERAIVDRERAKGSYSLGPYLFSKLLAEIPIGAAFPLMFGAVLYPMARLHPTMQRFGKFCGIVTMESFAASAMGLTVGAMVPTTEAAMAVGPSLMTVFIVFGGYYVNPENTPIIFRWIPNVSLIRWAFQGLSINEFSGLQFDHQHSFDIQTGEQALERISFGKSRIRDTVIAQNRILLFWYCTTYLLLEKNKPKYQQLESPIDHSKPHLKLEELNSEQVDQTIEAPPVSQLDSKQPLESPEVDLVGSFVLEGTK